In a genomic window of Ipomoea triloba cultivar NCNSP0323 chromosome 3, ASM357664v1:
- the LOC116013836 gene encoding EG45-like domain containing protein, whose amino-acid sequence MGIERVILVSLVAMSLVVMTSAISGTATFYTPPYVPSACYGFQEQGTLIAAASDPIYANGAACGRMYRVRCTGPTNAGVPQPCRGEVTVKIVDRCPSPGCQSTIDLSQEAFAIIADPNAGKVNIDYVQV is encoded by the exons ATGGGGATTGAACGTGTGATCCTTGTGAGTTTGGTTGCCATGAGTCTAGTAGTTATGACATCTGCTATTAGCGGAACCGCTACATTTTACACACCACCCTACGTTC CTTCGGCGTGCTATGGGTTCCAAGAGCAAGGCACACTGATAGCGGCGGCTAGCGATCCCATATACGCCAACGGGGCTGCGTGCGGGAGAATGTACAGAGTGAGATGCACCGGCCCCACCAACGCCGGCGTTCCGCAGCCTTGCAGGGGCGAAGTCACCGTCAAAATCGTCGACCGTTGCCCTTCTCCCGGTTGCCAATCTACCATTGATCTCTCCCAAGAAGCCTTCGCAATCATCGCTGACCCTAATGCCGGAAAAGTCAATATTGATTATGTCCA GGTCTGA
- the LOC116014485 gene encoding tetratricopeptide repeat protein 1 — MVLIEPVPSSDETSKPKPPPVKAAEASTDAGSSSAPAAASGYGSDGYETASDTELNETDEAEGKKEEQNLSHSSVKDEKAKEDYASPATSTPSSSSGGNEEAPIQKMESDMDQLHEKAMALANDLKLEGNTLFRDGLHEEALSKYELALQAVKDAPSSSEIQAICHANRAACFSKLGKYTETINECTKALELNPTYVKALLRRAETNEKLEHYDEAIKDMTKILELEPSHDQARRAIVRLKPLADEKREKMKEEMIGKLKDMGNSILGKFGMSVDNFKAVKDPNTGSYSISFQK; from the exons ATGGTGTTGATCGAACCTGTGCCATCCTCTGACGAAACGTCAAAGCCAAAACCGCCACCAGTCAAGGCGGCTGAAGCATCGACAGACGCTGGTTCGTCCTCTGCGCCTGCGGCGGCATCTGGATATGGTTCCGATGGTTACGAGACTGCTAGCGACACCGAACTTAACGAGACCGATGAGGCAGAAGGGAAGAAAGAGGAACAAAACCTTAGTCACAGTAGTGTAAAGGACGAGAAAGCAAAAGAAGATTATGCGAGCCCTGCCACATCAACACCGTCGTCTTCTTCGGGTGGAAACGAAGAGGCGCCGATACAGAAAATGGAATCCGATATGGATCAACTTCACgag AAAGCAATGGCTCTGGCCAATGATTTGAAGCTTGAAGGAAATACATTGTTTAGGGATGGGCTTCATGAAGAGGCATTGTCCAAGTATGAGCTAGCTTTGCAAGCTGTAAAAGATGCCCCTTCATCTAGTGAAATTCAAGCAATATGCCATGCAAACCGTGCAGCTTGTTTCTCTAAACTG GGAAAATATACAGAGACAATCAATGAATGCACCAAGGCGTTAGAACTAAATCCTACATATGTCAAAGCATTGCTTAGAAGGGCAGAGACAAATGAAAAGCTTGAACATTATGATGAGGCTATCAAAG ACATGACAAAAATCTTGGAGTTGGAACCTTCACATGATCAAGCTAGAAGAGCAATTGTTCGTTTGAAACCACTGGCAGATGAAAAGCGTGAAAAGATGAAGGAAGAAATGATTG GGAAGCTGAAAGACATGGGAAACTCCATTTTGGGGAAATTTGGGATGAGTGTCGACAACTTCAAAGCTGTCAAAGATCCAAATACAGGATCCTATTCCATTTCATTTCAGAAGTAG